The Ziziphus jujuba cultivar Dongzao chromosome 5, ASM3175591v1 genome segment aaataagaataaaaaagaagaaattagaTCGGAGGAAAACACAAGAGGAAACTACTATGGCATCCAAATCTTCAACACCGCCATATCCAAGTGCTGCGAGAATTTCTGACTCTCCTTGCTATCCTCAATATTCTGCTTCTCTCAAATGTAAGACTTGTTtacttatctctctctctctctctctctctctctctctctctctctctctctctcttgtgcCTACATCTCTGTCGTAAATCTACCTTTAAAGCCATCTCTTTTATTGGTTTTCTCTTAATCATCTtgtaatgttgttgttgttgttgtttttttttttttttatttaattttttgtctaTAATTGTATCAAAGATTGGAACTTTGGCTTTGTAAACATCGAAATAAGCACGCAGAGTAAAATTTCTGCAGAATTCTGGCACACCCATTAGAAAATTTCCGAACTTATAGgtggaaattttggaattttggatggaaaaTTTTAGTTGAAGCTAGTTTCAGTGGCAACTttgggggaagaaaaaaaagtttgatgTTTTCAAGAGTGAAAAATCTTGGGTGTGAGAAGAAAAGGGATAATTGAAATTTGGTTACTCTGTGGATGATTAAAAATGAGATGCTGTCCCTGATTGAACAAATTCTTTTCTCTCTTAAAAGCTACTGCTAATTCAGTAACTCTGCCACACCACCTAGTTTTGAAAGTTCAAACCAAGTTGAGACTATCTCAGTCTGATGCAGTCTGAGGAACTTGGCTTGTGATTGGAATTATCTAGGCCTTCCAATGGCACTAGTTGCCCTGCTGTTACCATTTTGGCTTTGGGTTCGGTTCTGAACTATGAGGAAGGGAGAGGTGGAGGAAGGGAATGGGGGAGGAAGGGAGAGAGTGGAGCAGCGATGGTGGTTGTGGCATAATTAATAGTTGgttattttgaattttcttaACTTATGCTAACTATTTGGAGCCATTGCTAGATGCGCATTCAACGGTATTTATGTGTCATCTAGTTTGTGTGGATTTTGCATTTTATCAATCCTTATTGGAGTTGTTGTTATGATTTAATTGTCATGTTTAGCTAGCATCTTTTCGTAGTAACAAATAttcttttgcattttctttttgtagagATCATCGCACAGATAAGTatgatttaacaatttttttttttttttttttttttgggtacagaattatttcttttccttaatCATTTGCAACTTTTGATGTTATCTTTCAATACGTCCAAATTTTGAGAGGCATATTTATGCTGCATGAAGGGTGTTTAAATGAGTCATCAACTCTTTGTTCCATTGCTTTTTCTGTTTTCTAGTGGATTCCAACTTTGGTGCTTTGTGTCATTTAACATGATTATAATTTCTTGGTGGGCATATGGTGTCTTAAACGTGAGCTGTTTACACTTGTGTTACTTTTTGAGTTTTCCTTACTGATTTAGTCACTTAAAGAGTGTAAGGCCTACAATTTCTGAATATAAATTTCCTGGGTAAACTTTGCAGGTCTAGAAGAATATCAATCAGACAAAAGCAAATGCCAAGAACACTTTGATATTTACAAGGAATGCAAGAAAAAGGAGGtaattgttttttgaaataCTTGAAACCCTATAGTTTTACTTATAGTATTATTACTGCTGAACAATAGATTGTTGTACActtctattaaatattttttcttttattgttatataagTTCCTTCTTGGTAGTTGATGGTTGATGCTGTTTCTCTGTTTTCATTAAAACATCTAGAGGTTTTGATGCTCCGTTTAAAATGTTGTTGATGATTGTTTTAGGTAaaataaagtataaaataatGCATTATAAgagtagaaaattaaatttctctgCTTTGTACAAGTAATTTAATCAGATCattgataattgttttgttcTTCTGATTAATATGAAATACCGTAATGGTTTATCGAGTTGTCTCAAATTTTCCGATAGCCATCTTTATCCAAATTGTGGGTAGGatcctttaaatttttttccccccataaTATGCTAATTAAGTTCTTGAAAGTATCTGTACTCCAAAGCTGCATTATTTGGGTTAGAATTTGGCTTGAGGATGTATATTTTTCCTGTCATGAACAAGGTGATTTTTAGCCTCTAGCTCCCTGTTGGT includes the following:
- the LOC107403767 gene encoding uncharacterized protein LOC107403767 isoform X2, which encodes MKSLLFKKRKKKKNKKEIRIKKKKLDRRKTQEETTMASKSSTPPYPSAARISDSPCYPQYSASLKCLEEYQSDKSKCQEHFDIYKECKKKEESLFVYGSWKPRTVL
- the LOC107403767 gene encoding cytochrome c oxidase-assembly factor COX23, mitochondrial isoform X1, which encodes MKSLLFKKRKKKKNKKEIRIKKKKLDRRKTQEETTMASKSSTPPYPSAARISDSPCYPQYSASLKCLEEYQSDKSKCQEHFDIYKECKKKEREARLERNSKRSFFS